The genomic DNA TTCCACCAGCAGGTCCGCGGCCAGCGTCATGCGCCACCCGGTCAAGTACGTCAGTGGTGGTTCGCCCACCAGATCGGTGAAACGCTTGGCCAGCGTCGAGCGTGACACCCCGATCCGACGCGCCAGTCCGGCCACGGTCCACGGCTCGGCCGGCTCCCCGTGGATCAGCCGCAATGCCTCACCCGCCACCGGGTCGCGCTGCGCCGCCCACCACGCCGGGGGTTGGCCGCCGGGCCGGTCGAACCACTCCCGCAACGTGCAGACCAGCATCCAGTCCAACAACCGGTCCAGGACCACCTGCTGGCCCGGCGCGTCGACGGCCACCTCCGCGGCCAGGTGGTCCACCACCGGATCACCGGTGCCCCCGGCCTCGACCCGCAGCACCACCGGCAGCGCCTCGAGCAGCCGGCGGTTGATCTCGCCGCCCACCGGATAGGCACCGACGATGAGTGTCGGGCCGCCGGCGTCGGCGTCGGCCCAGCCCAACCGATGGCGAGTGCCGCCCAACTCTGGCGTTGCACAGAACCGGCCGCACTGTACGGGCTGAGCCTCGGTATCGAGGGCGTCGACAAACGAGAAGATCCCGGGTCCACGCACCACCACGGTCTCGTAGGAATTCAGCGGCTCGGGCTCCCCGTGTTCGGGCACGATCCACCCGGAGCCGTTCAGGATGGTGCACAGCGTCAGGGGCGCGCCGTCGACAAAATGCAGGGACCACGGCGCTGACAAGGCGGTACTGCCGAACAGCGACCCATGCGCCCGCACCCCGCGGAACAGATCAGCGAAAGCGTCCACCCACCCAGGCTAGACGAATGGACAGGCATTCCGGCTTCTCACCCATGGGAAAGTCCAACAACCCCGGGTTGACTGGAGCCATGAACACCACCGACAACACCCTGGTCCTGGGGGCCAGCGGCAAGACCGGCCGCCGGCTCGTCCCCCGTCTGCGACTGCGCGGAGTGCCCGTGCGGCCGGCATCACGGTCCAGCAGGATCCGGTTCGACTGGGCTGACCGCGACAGCTGGTCCGCGGCCCTGCAAGACGTCGCCGCGGTGTATCTGGTGCCGCCACGCGACCCTGCGCCCGTGCGGGAGTTCGTGTCACTGGCCGAGCAGCGCGGGGTCCGACGGGCCGTCGTGCTCTCCGGCCGGGGCGCGGACACCTGGGGCGATTCGACTTTCGGACTGGACATGCGTGCCGCCGAGGACGCCGTGCGGGCCTCGAGCCTGGAGTGGACCATCCTGCGTCCCAACAACTTCGCGCAGGACTTCGACGAGGACGTTTTCCGCGACGATGTGGTCTCCGGGCAGCTTGCGCTGCCCAGCACGGTGGCAGAGCCGTTCATCGACATCGCGGATGTCGCCGACGTGGCGGCGACGGTACTGACCGAACCCGGCGCGCACGTCGGACAGATTTACGAGATGAGCGGTCCGCGATCGATCACCTTCGCCGAGGCCGTACAGCTGATCGCCACGGCGTCCGGACGCCCGGTGCACTACACCGCGGTGTCGCCGCAGGAGTACCGCGCCGGCCTGGTGGCGCAGGGCCTGAGCGAGGACGATGCGCACCACGTCGCGGAGATGTTCGTGATGATGGAGCGCGGTGCACTCAGTGCACCCACCGACACGGTGCCCACACTGTTGGGGCGCCCGGCCCACACGTTCGAGGACTATGTGCTGCGGGCCGCGGCGGCGGGGGCGTGGGACCGATGAGCACCTCACTGCGTGCGCAGGATCTCGACCTGCTGCGCCGGCCCCTGCACGGATTCCTGACGATCGCCGGAGGGCCCCAGCCGCCCCAGCCCCGCCCGGTGTGGTTCGAGGCGGCCGACGACGGGACCATCCAGCTGTTCACTGGCCCTGACACCGCCAAAGTTCGCCAGCTGCAGCGTGATCCGCGGGCCTCGCTGGTGGTGGCCGCCCCGGTCGGGGAACATGAACACTGGGTCTCGGTCACCGGCCCGGCCACCGTGGAACGCGACGGGGCCGACGAGCTGCTACACCGCCTGGCGGCGCGCTACTGGGACCTCGACGACCCCCGCCGCGCCGCGGAGCTCGCCGAGATGTCGGCCCAGAACTGGCTGCGGGTGGTCATTCACCCGGACAAGGTGAGCGGCTACGCGATGTGAGTCGGACGAGGCGGGTCAGGACCAGCCGTCGGCGACGGCGGCCACCTCGGCCCGCACCTCGGCGATGGGCCGGTGGAAGTCACCTGGGTTCGCCGGAGGCTCGGTGTGCACCACCACGCCCTGGACCTGCATCCCCATGAAGGCGCCGAGGATGCCGAAGAAGGGCCCGATCACGAAGTCGGTTTCCACGTCGGCTCCCGTTGGGGTCGCGCGCGCCGAGATCACCAGTACCGGCTTTCCCCGCAAGGGTGCAATGCCTTCTGCCGCAGGCGAAGTGGCACCGATGACGTGGACGTTGTCCAGCCACGCCTTCAGGGTCGAGGGCATCGAGTAGTTGTACATCGGCGCACCCACCACCACCGCGGCCGCATCGCTCAGCTCGGCGAGCAGCTCGTCCTGCAACCGGCGGGCCTCCGGCGACGGGGTCACACTGCCGTCGGGCTGCAGTTCAGCCGTGAAGTGCAGGGCGTTGGTGTGCAGGTGCGGCAACTGCTCGGTGTGCAGGTCGCGGCGACGGATCTCCCGGCCGGGCGCCGCGGCCGCCCACCGCTGGGCGAACTCTGTCGCCAACTGTCGTGACGCCGACGAGGTGAGGTTGGCCGACGAGTCGAGCTGCAAGATGTAGGTCACGAGGTAAGCAGTCTAGTGTGGCCGTTCAGCAGTCCCGAAAGACGCACTGCGCGTGGCCAAGACGCCTCCGGCGCCGGAAACCCGGGCCGAAAAATCCTCTGAAAAAATCTGGCACTCTCCGGCGCCGAGTGCTAATCTCGGCGGTGCACAGTGATTGGTCGCCCGCCAGGGTGGCGGGCCCCTAGTGTCGAGGAGGTGGGTTGCTGTGCTTCGTTTTGATCCCTTCGGTGACATTGACTCCCTGACCCGCGGACTGCTCGCGAATCAGTCGACGAACAGCCGAGTTCCCCGGTTCATGCCGATGGACCTGTGCAAGATCGGCGACCATTACGTGTTGACCGCCGACCTGCCTGGCATCGACCCCGGCTCCGTCGACGTCGATGTGGACGGCGGAACCCTGACCATCTCGGCGCACCGCACGGCCCGTTCCGAGGAGTCCGCCCAGTGGCTGGCCAACGAGCGGTTCTCCGGCAGCTATCGCCGTCAGTTGTCGCTCGGGGACAACATCGACACGTCTGCCATCTCGGCGACGTACGAGAACGGCGTGCTGACCGTCACGATCCCGGTGGCCGAGAAGGCCAAGCCGCGCAAGATCGAGGTCAGCCACACCGGCTCAGCAGTTCCGATCGAGCGGACCACCGTCGACGCAGAGTGAAAGGGGGTATATAGCAGCGACATTCGCCACCGAACCTTCACAGCTCCCGCACCTGCCCGCGTTCGACCAGCCAGCGGCGATCCAGCCGGACGTTCTGCACCATCCTGCGGTCATGCGTCACCAGCAGGAGTGCGCCGGTAAAAGTCTCCAACGCCTGCTCCAGCTGCTCGATCGCGGGCAGGTCCAGATGATTGGTGGGCTCGTCGAGCACCAGCACATTGGTGCCGACCGCCTGGAGCAGCGCCAGGCCGGCCCGGGTGCGTTCACCGGGCGACAGCGCGTCGACGGGGCGTTCCACATGGTCTGACTTGAGCCCGAACTTGGCCAGCAGCGTACGCACGTCGGCGGTGGTCCAATCCGGCAAGCGCTGCTCGAACCGTTGTACCAGTGTGCCCGAGCCGGTGAAATCGGCTCGGGCCTGGTCGATTTCGCCGATCGACACGTTTGCGCCCAGGCTGGCGCGTCCCTCGTCGGGCAGGATGCGCCCGAGTAGCAGCCGCAGCAGGGTGGACTTGCCCGCCCCGTTGGGTCCCGTGATGCCGATGCGGTCTCCGGCATCCACCTGCACACTCACCGGACCCAGGACGTGATCGCCTTGGCGCACCACTGCCTGGTTCAGGGTGGCCACCACCGCACTGGAGCGCGGCGCCGATCCGATGGTGAACTGCAGCGTCCACTCCTTGCGGGGTTCGGCCACGTCTTCGAGCCGGGCGATACGACTCTCCATCTGCCGGACCTTCTGTGCCTGCTTCTCGCTCGATTCGGTGGCCGCGCGGCGGCGGATCTTGTCGTTGTCCGGGGCCTTGCGGATCGCGTTGCGCACCCCCTGGCTGGACCACTCCCGCTGCACCCGGGCCCGCGCCACCAGATCC from Mycolicibacterium tokaiense includes the following:
- a CDS encoding NAD(P)H-binding protein; this encodes MDRHSGFSPMGKSNNPGLTGAMNTTDNTLVLGASGKTGRRLVPRLRLRGVPVRPASRSSRIRFDWADRDSWSAALQDVAAVYLVPPRDPAPVREFVSLAEQRGVRRAVVLSGRGADTWGDSTFGLDMRAAEDAVRASSLEWTILRPNNFAQDFDEDVFRDDVVSGQLALPSTVAEPFIDIADVADVAATVLTEPGAHVGQIYEMSGPRSITFAEAVQLIATASGRPVHYTAVSPQEYRAGLVAQGLSEDDAHHVAEMFVMMERGALSAPTDTVPTLLGRPAHTFEDYVLRAAAAGAWDR
- a CDS encoding pyridoxamine 5'-phosphate oxidase family protein, with the protein product MSTSLRAQDLDLLRRPLHGFLTIAGGPQPPQPRPVWFEAADDGTIQLFTGPDTAKVRQLQRDPRASLVVAAPVGEHEHWVSVTGPATVERDGADELLHRLAARYWDLDDPRRAAELAEMSAQNWLRVVIHPDKVSGYAM
- a CDS encoding FMN-dependent NADH-azoreductase, which translates into the protein MTYILQLDSSANLTSSASRQLATEFAQRWAAAAPGREIRRRDLHTEQLPHLHTNALHFTAELQPDGSVTPSPEARRLQDELLAELSDAAAVVVGAPMYNYSMPSTLKAWLDNVHVIGATSPAAEGIAPLRGKPVLVISARATPTGADVETDFVIGPFFGILGAFMGMQVQGVVVHTEPPANPGDFHRPIAEVRAEVAAVADGWS
- a CDS encoding Hsp20/alpha crystallin family protein; the encoded protein is MLRFDPFGDIDSLTRGLLANQSTNSRVPRFMPMDLCKIGDHYVLTADLPGIDPGSVDVDVDGGTLTISAHRTARSEESAQWLANERFSGSYRRQLSLGDNIDTSAISATYENGVLTVTIPVAEKAKPRKIEVSHTGSAVPIERTTVDAE
- a CDS encoding ABC-F family ATP-binding cassette domain-containing protein, coding for MTATLVAKAVAGGYAHRTLFEGVDVTVAPGDVLGVVGANGAGKSTLLRILAGALPPLAGSVSLAPADAFVGWLPQEHERVPGETVAAYIARRTGCAAATETMEAAAAALGESDAAADAYSVALDHWLATGAADLEDRVPAVLADLGIDGVTPEVTDMTSLSGGQAARVGLAALILSRFDIALLDEPTNDLDLDGLDRLEQFVRELRGGVVLVSHDREFLARSVTRVLELDLAQNTTTVFGGGYDSYLEEREVGRRHRREQYEEFAEKKADLVARARVQREWSSQGVRNAIRKAPDNDKIRRRAATESSEKQAQKVRQMESRIARLEDVAEPRKEWTLQFTIGSAPRSSAVVATLNQAVVRQGDHVLGPVSVQVDAGDRIGITGPNGAGKSTLLRLLLGRILPDEGRASLGANVSIGEIDQARADFTGSGTLVQRFEQRLPDWTTADVRTLLAKFGLKSDHVERPVDALSPGERTRAGLALLQAVGTNVLVLDEPTNHLDLPAIEQLEQALETFTGALLLVTHDRRMVQNVRLDRRWLVERGQVREL